One window of the Hippocampus zosterae strain Florida chromosome 8, ASM2543408v3, whole genome shotgun sequence genome contains the following:
- the mettl13 gene encoding eEF1A lysine and N-terminal methyltransferase — MSLLPRTAEEFSSAEYWERFFKKRGEKSFEWYGDYNKLCGVLHKYIKMQDKVLVVGCGNSELSEQLHDVGYKHLTNIDISETVVSHMNQRNAERRPDLKFQQVDATQMPYQDACYQAALDKGTLDAMASEEGGDLARNMLTEVGRVLSVGGRYVCITLAQESVIRLAVEHFVQLGWAVRLHCLQEETSAEEDEDSFALPIFVLVCTKFRQPMPTPILEFCLGEDGAPNRLALAADLLAAVRERQAYSVLRKRLRTRTDADADSSLTLCHAKTGLPRYTLMVQDSPPTAKVPRFNQFAIFIVPQGSETAWLYSSSEGRRQLAASANFRRLVIAAMHRNQEYADMQAVQSELSPMVMDLAPPGMPDNQQVPFLSVGGDLGWREEVSRGVSEHSGEYCVENVRGEDGELYRRLVFLSNAALVQSESRLVSANSTSSHKKKNKKKIKQPPSSSLSVHSGFLCCAHHEVMVAGLAMLGIGKEKNKDALVSVLVIGLGGGGLPQFLRDFVPGVSVEVVELDPVVLDVAKEWFHFRPDDRLTVTLGDGLERICTLEKDGGRLFDAIMFDVDNKDSTMGMSCPPAAFVESSILHKVSSLLTPRGIFILNLVCRDSALRKDVLERVSGVFPAILSRKIDGEVNEVLLCRPQGEGIGVLPSLKQAGHDLQRALHSGVSHSPKIDIAELLKDMKVV; from the exons ATGAGTTTATTACCTCGAACTGCCGAGGAGTTCAGCTCGGCTGAGTATTGGGAGAGATTTTTTAAGAAACGCGGAGAGAAGTCATTCGAGTGGTACGGAGACTACAACAAACTATGCGGCGTGCTGCACAAGTACATCAAAATGCAAGACAAG GTGCTGGTGGTGGGCTGCGGAAACTCTGAGTTGAGCGAGCAGCTTCACGACGTGGGCTACAAGCACCTGACCAACATTGACATCAGTGAGACTGTGGTGTCGCACATGAACCAGCGTAATGCCGAGCGGCGGCCTGACCTCAAGTTCCAGCAAGTGGACGCAACCCAGATGCCGTACCAGGATGCTTGCTACCAGGCCGCTCTGGACAAAGGCACCCTGGATGCAATGGCGTCAGAGGAAGGAGGAGATCTGGCGAGGAATATGCTCACCGAG GTGGGCCGTGTGCTCAGCGTAGGCGGGAGGTACGTGTGTATCACACTGGCTCAGGAGAGTGTGATCCGCCTGGCCGTGGAGCACTTTGTCCAGCTGGGCTGGGCGGTGAGGCTTCACTGCCTGCAGGAAGAAACCAGCGCAGAGGAGGACGAAGACTCCTTTGCTCTCCCCATTTTCGTCCTGGTGTGCACAAAATTCCGCCAGCCCATGCCAACGCCCATTCTGGAGTTTTGCCTTGGCGAAGACGGCGCCCCGAACCGTCTGGCGCTGGCGGCCGACTTGCTGGCGGCCGTGCGTGAACGGCAGGCCTATTCTGTCCTGAGGAAGAGGTTGCGCACCCGCACGGATGCCGACGCTGACTCGTCGCTAACACTTTGCCACGCAAAGACCGGCCTGCCCAGATACACTCTCATGGTACAGGACTCACCGCCAACCGCCAAAGTGCCAAGGTTCAACCAGTTTGCCATATTCATTG TGCCCCAAGGCAGTGAGACAGCATGGCTCTACAGTTCCAGCGAGGGCCGGCGGCAACTAGCAGCCAGCGCCAACTTCCGCCGCCTGGTTATCGCGGCCATGCACAGGAATCAAGAGTATGCCGACATGCAGGCCGTCCAGTCGGAACTCTCGCCCATGGTGATGGACCTGGCCCCACCGGGAATGCCAGACAATCAGCAG GTTCCGTTTCTGTCAGTGGGTGGCGACCTGGGTTGGCGAGAGGAGGTCAGCAGGGGTGTGAGCGAGCACAGCGGTGAATACTGTGTGGAGAACGTCAGAGGGGAGGACGGCGAGCTGTACCGCAGATTGGTGTTCCTGTCCAACGCGGCTCTGGTGCAGTCCGAGAGTCGTCTCGTCTCCGCCAATAGCA CATCAAGTcataagaagaagaacaaaaagaaaatcaaacagCCGCCATCGTCCTCCCTGTCGGTGCACAGCGGCTTCCTCTGCTGTGCCCACCACGAAGTCATGGTGGCTGGTCTCGCCATGCTGGGCATcggcaaggaaaaaaacaaag ATGCCCTGGTGTCAGTGCTGGTGATTGGACTCGGGGGAGGAGGCCTGCCCCAGTTTCTGCGAGACTTTGTACCCGGTGTGTCCGTGGAGGTGGTGGAGCTGGACCCCGTGGTGCTGGACGTGGCCAAAGAGTGGTTCCACTTTCGACCGGACGATCGCCTGACCGTCACGCTTGGGGACGGCCTTGAACGTATCTGCACCCTGGAGAAAgacg GCGGTCGTTTGTTTGACGCCATCATGTTCGATGTGGACAATAAGGACAGCACAATGGGTATGAGCTGTCCACCTGCTGCATTTGTCGAAAGCTCCATCCTGCACAAAGTCAGCAGCCTCCTCACCCCTCGCG GCATTTTCATTCTCAACCTGGTATGCCGCGACTCCGCCTTGAGGAAAGACGTGCTGGAGCGTGTGAGTGGCGTGTTCCCTGCCATCCTCTCGCGAAAGATCGACGGGGAAGTGAATGAGGTCCTCCTCTGTCGCCCCCAAGGCGAAGGCATCGGCGTCCTACCGTCGCTGAAGCAAGCGGGTCACGATCTGCAAAGAGCCCTGCACTCTGGCGTGAGCCATAGCCCGAAAATAGACATTGCTGAGTTGTTGAAAGACATGAAAGTGGTGTGA
- the rangrf gene encoding ran guanine nucleotide release factor yields the protein MQRVNEPHPLFGGALSAILPHGAVDVSKMREIPDNQEAFVHNRTDQSLIVELVEYQDHVSDQDAARYHFEDIAGNNAATQPGAQEVTEVVALPKSSVSLSACSSAWALTGTQYVSKYNETARNLVRLHLGVFRLPQFGTDVLVTFNDPQSICPASSSSPAAVGPDAEPWTVEDFQHLLQSLTLHNPGLFG from the coding sequence ATGCAGCGCGTCAACGAACCTCATCCGCTGTTCGGAGGCGCCCTTTCGGCCATCCTCCCTCACGGCGCCGTGGACGTGAGCAAGATGCGAGAGATTCCGGACAACCAGGAGGCGTTCGTCCACAACCGAACCGATCAAAGTCTCATCGTGGAGCTGGTCGAGTACCAAGACCACGTGTCGGACCAGGACGCGGCTCGGTACCACTTTGAGGACATCGCGGGTAACAACGCCGCCACTCAGCCTGGCGCGCAAGAGGTGACGGAGGTGGTCGCCTTGCCCAAGTCGTCAGTGTCTCTGTCGGCGTGCAGCTCCGCCTGGGCGCTGACAGGCACCCAATACGTGTCCAAGTACAACGAGACGGCGAGGAACCTCGTGAGGCTTCACCTCGGCGTGTTCCGCCTGCCTCAGTTCGGCACCGACGTACTGGTAACGTTCAACGACCCGCAAAGCATCTGCCCCGCCAGTAGTAGCAGTCCTGCGGCTGTGGGACCTGACGCCGAGCCGTGGACTGTGGAGGACTTCCAGCACCTGTTGCAGTCCCTGACACTGCATAACCCAGGACTGTTTGGCTAA
- the itpa gene encoding inosine triphosphate pyrophosphatase produces the protein MTNHRRRKRRRSNMAVPAGRSLVFVTGNAKKLEEVVQILGDTFPYKLISKKIDLPEYQGEPDEISIQKCKEAARQIDGPVIVEDTCLCFKALGGLPGPYIKWFLDKLQPEGLYKLLAGFEDKSAWALCTFAFTSGKDEPVELFRGITQGCIVEPRGPRDFGWDPCFQPEGFDKTYAELPKAVKNSISHRYRALAAMSEHFSPHAKRKKTDD, from the exons ATGACAAACCATAGAAGAAGAAAACGAAGAAGATCAAACATGGCGGTGCCGGCTGGACGTTCCCTGGTGTTTGTCACTGGAAACGCGAAAAAACTTGAAGAA GTCGTTCAGATTCTTGGCGACACGTTTCCGTACAAACTTATCTCGAAGAAAATTGACT TGCCTGAATACCAAGGAGAGCCAGATGAGATTTCCATACAGAAGTGCAAGGAGGCGGCAAGACAG aTTGACGGCCCAGTCATAGTGGAGGACACCTGTCTATGTTTCAAAGCATTGGGAGGCTTGCCAGGCCCTTACAT aaaGTGGTTTCTGGATAAGCTCCAGCCAGAAG GTTTGTACAAACTCCTCGCCGGCTTTGAGGATAAATCCGCATGGGCCCTCTGCACGTTTGCATTTACGTCCGGAAAAGACGAGCCGGTGGAGCTGTTCAGAGGAATAACACAG ggcTGCATCGTGGAACCAAGGGGACCTCGAGACTTTGGATGGGACCCTTGTTTCCAGCCAGAAGGCTTTGACAAAAC CTATGCGGAGCTGCCGAAAGCTGTCAAGAACTCCATTTCTCATCGATACCGGGCACTAGCGGCCATGTCGGAGCACTTTTCACCACATGCCAAGAGAAAGAAGACAGACGATTGA